The Litoribacterium kuwaitense genome contains the following window.
GGAATGGCTATGATTCTCGTTTTTTGGTTGATGCTGACCGCTTTTTGGCTATTAAACTGGGTTGAGGGTCCATTGTACGCTGGTATGAGCATCGCACTCGGATTCATTGCGATTGCTGGCTTTTTAGATGATTATGCGAAAACGAGAAAGAAAGATTTTCCCGCACTGCCAAAACTGCTTTTGCAATTTGGTGCGGCCATCGCCGTTGTTCAGAGCGGGGTCGTCGTTTTGGGAATTGGCATTCCTTTTGACCAAAGCTATTTCGTTTTCCCGCCTTTAATCGGTACAGTTTTAACGGTACTTTGGATTGTCGGTCTTATGAACGCAATTAATTGGATAGATGGTATGGATGGCTTAGCCGGTGGGATTTCCGCAATATCTGCAGGAACATTAATGTGTATTGCTCTTGTCACTGGTGAAATTGTCTCGGCTGTCATCGCAGCTGCTGTCGTTGGGACGACGCTTGGTTACTTGAAACATAATTTTCATCCCGCCAAGATTTTAATGGGAGATACGGGCTCGATGTTTTTAGGTCTTCTCCTTGGTGTGATTTCGGTTTTAGGTACATTGAAAACGATGACGTTTGTTTCAGTCGCCATTCCAGTCTTGGCGCTTGGACTGCCGATTTTTGACAGCTTTTATGTTGTCATTCGTCGTCTGCTCTCAGGAAAATCCATTCATATTGCAGATAAAACCCATGCCCACCATCGTTTGTTAGCGATCGGACTGACACAAAGACAAGCGGTTACGTTTTTGTACCTTGTTGGATTGTGTCTTGGCTTGTCATCCGTCATCTTGACATTAGTGACGATATAAATGTATAGAACTGACTTGAATGAGGAGATAAGAAAAATAGTCCCTTTATCAAGTCAGTTTTTTTGCTTATCGATGTGATTGATCGGCGATTGATTGTAGGTAAATAGGGAATGTTAATAGAAGATCGTATACAGTGGATGAGTGAACAGAGAAAGGATGTATGACC
Protein-coding sequences here:
- a CDS encoding MraY family glycosyltransferase, whose product is MEQLLLVVMISGLLSYWIIPYFGKIAVKKGFVDQPNARKIHKKPIPLLGGMAMILVFWLMLTAFWLLNWVEGPLYAGMSIALGFIAIAGFLDDYAKTRKKDFPALPKLLLQFGAAIAVVQSGVVVLGIGIPFDQSYFVFPPLIGTVLTVLWIVGLMNAINWIDGMDGLAGGISAISAGTLMCIALVTGEIVSAVIAAAVVGTTLGYLKHNFHPAKILMGDTGSMFLGLLLGVISVLGTLKTMTFVSVAIPVLALGLPIFDSFYVVIRRLLSGKSIHIADKTHAHHRLLAIGLTQRQAVTFLYLVGLCLGLSSVILTLVTI